From the genome of Pantoea alfalfae, one region includes:
- the entS gene encoding enterobactin transporter EntS produces MNKPSHFIDLTLLRTHPAFRALFIARFISIVALGMLAVAVPVQIHQLTQSPLLVGLAVTLAGAGMFIGLLTGGVLADRYERRRLILFARSTCGLGFAALCINALLPSPSVIAVFVLGLWDGFFGAIGVTALLAATPALVGRENLMKAGAITMLTVRFGAILSPAIAGMVIAQGGVAWNYGLAAFGTLLTVLTLLRLPPLAPPQQPREHPIKALSSGVRFLFDTPIVGMAALTGALVTLASAVRVLYPALAPHWQVGLTELGLMYAAVPLGAATGALTSGRLAQSPQPGRLILVSAIAAFVALALFSLMPWFSLSLICLVAFGYFSAISSLVQYAMIQTLTPDALLGRINSLWTAQNVTGDAIGAAIIGAMGSLLLPQQAAALSGLAATVLGLIMWLLMGRLRRYQRPAPDEATS; encoded by the coding sequence ATGAACAAACCCTCCCACTTTATCGATCTCACTCTGCTGAGAACCCATCCCGCCTTTCGCGCCCTGTTTATCGCCCGCTTTATCTCGATTGTCGCGCTCGGCATGCTGGCGGTGGCGGTCCCGGTTCAGATTCATCAGCTGACGCAATCACCATTGCTGGTAGGACTGGCGGTGACGCTGGCCGGAGCCGGTATGTTTATCGGCCTGCTGACCGGCGGCGTGCTGGCCGATCGCTATGAGCGTCGTCGCCTGATCCTGTTTGCCCGATCCACCTGTGGCCTGGGCTTTGCCGCGTTGTGCATAAATGCCCTGCTCCCTTCACCGTCGGTCATCGCCGTCTTCGTGCTGGGACTCTGGGATGGCTTTTTCGGCGCGATAGGCGTCACGGCGCTGCTGGCGGCCACGCCGGCGCTGGTCGGGCGTGAGAATCTGATGAAGGCGGGTGCCATTACTATGCTGACGGTGCGCTTTGGCGCGATTCTGTCACCCGCGATTGCGGGTATGGTGATTGCTCAGGGCGGTGTGGCGTGGAACTACGGGCTGGCCGCGTTCGGCACGCTGCTGACGGTGTTAACCCTGTTGCGATTGCCGCCGCTTGCGCCACCGCAGCAGCCGCGTGAACATCCCATAAAGGCACTAAGCAGCGGCGTCCGCTTCCTGTTCGATACGCCGATTGTAGGTATGGCGGCGCTGACTGGCGCGCTGGTGACGTTAGCCAGCGCGGTGCGCGTGCTCTATCCGGCGCTGGCCCCTCACTGGCAGGTCGGTCTGACGGAGCTGGGGCTGATGTACGCCGCCGTGCCGTTGGGTGCTGCGACAGGCGCGCTGACCAGCGGACGGCTGGCGCAGTCGCCACAGCCGGGCCGCCTGATTCTGGTCAGTGCCATCGCGGCATTCGTCGCACTGGCTCTGTTCAGCCTGATGCCGTGGTTCAGCCTGAGTCTGATCTGCCTCGTGGCCTTTGGTTATTTCAGTGCCATCAGCAGCCTGGTGCAGTACGCGATGATTCAGACGCTGACGCCCGATGCACTGCTTGGCAGGATCAACAGCCTCTGGACAGCGCAGAATGTCACCGGCGATGCGATAGGTGCAGCAATCATTGGCGCGATGGGTTCACTGCTGTTGCCGCAGCAGGCAGCCGCCCTCTCTGGCCTGGCAGCCACCGTGCTGGGTCTCATCATGTGGCTGCTGATGGGCCGCCTGCGACGCTATCAACGGCCTGCCCCCGACGAAGCCACATCATGA
- the fepB gene encoding Fe2+-enterobactin ABC transporter substrate-binding protein, with protein sequence MTKQGVTSALALFLLSITLFSVTAVAQTGWPRTFAGAKGQVTLAQAPTRIVSTSVTLTGSLLAIDAPVVASGATAPGSRLADEQGFFRQWGRVAKQRGVKRLYIGEPNAEAIAAEAPDLIVVSATGNDSAIKLADQLSAIAPVLVVNYDDKSWQQLVTLLGEATGHEADAAARISEFDAREKALKAKLTLPPQPVSAMVWNGDGRAVNLWTEASAQGKLLQALGFTLATPPATLQSAHSMGQRKDILQLSGENLAAGLNGQTYLLFAAEDNTAAQVMSNAFLAQTPAVRAKAVYALGLDSFRLDYYSASHLLTRLEALFVKS encoded by the coding sequence ATGACTAAACAGGGAGTAACGTCGGCATTAGCGCTGTTTTTGCTGAGTATCACTCTGTTCAGCGTGACCGCTGTTGCACAGACCGGCTGGCCGCGCACCTTCGCGGGGGCAAAAGGTCAGGTCACCCTGGCTCAGGCACCGACTCGCATTGTCTCGACCAGTGTCACCCTGACCGGATCGCTGCTGGCGATTGATGCGCCGGTAGTTGCCAGTGGCGCAACCGCACCCGGCAGCCGGCTGGCTGATGAGCAGGGATTCTTCCGGCAGTGGGGGCGTGTGGCGAAACAGCGTGGCGTAAAGCGGCTCTATATTGGTGAACCCAATGCGGAAGCGATCGCTGCGGAAGCGCCAGACCTGATTGTGGTCAGCGCCACCGGTAATGATTCAGCGATCAAACTGGCCGATCAGCTCTCGGCGATTGCACCGGTACTGGTCGTTAACTATGACGATAAAAGCTGGCAGCAGCTGGTGACGCTGCTGGGTGAGGCGACCGGGCATGAGGCGGATGCCGCTGCCCGGATAAGCGAGTTCGACGCGCGTGAAAAGGCGCTGAAGGCAAAGCTGACCCTGCCTCCGCAGCCGGTTTCTGCAATGGTGTGGAACGGAGATGGCCGGGCTGTGAATCTCTGGACGGAGGCATCGGCACAGGGGAAGTTACTGCAGGCGCTGGGCTTCACGCTGGCAACGCCACCGGCGACGCTTCAGTCCGCTCACAGCATGGGACAGCGTAAAGATATTCTTCAGCTGTCAGGCGAAAATCTGGCGGCAGGCCTGAATGGCCAGACTTATCTGCTGTTTGCCGCCGAAGATAACACGGCTGCGCAGGTAATGAGCAATGCTTTTCTGGCGCAGACCCCAGCGGTGCGCGCTAAAGCGGTCTATGCGCTGGGGCTGGATAGCTTTCGTCTCGACTACTACAGCGCCAGTCATTTACTGACGCGGCTGGAAGCGCTGTTCGTGAAATCATGA